The Prunus persica cultivar Lovell chromosome G8, Prunus_persica_NCBIv2, whole genome shotgun sequence genome includes a region encoding these proteins:
- the LOC109950878 gene encoding uncharacterized protein LOC109950878, which translates to MPKNYDSDPCDPYAIEFNAIPISTIYKARLVTKGYTQTYGMDYLETLAPIAKLNTVRVLLSLATNYDWPLLLFDVIHCDLNEGIYMDLPHGMQNLQKYLASKFEMKSLGDLLLIGIEVVRSKHGFFLSQRKYVLDLLAETEMLDCKQNDIPSQQNHKLGLYPDQVPTDKERYQRLVRKLIYLTHTRLDITYTMSVMSKFMHFPSKDHMGAVIRILRYLNIVGWLKHIEVDRHFIKEKLDAKIFSFPFISSKYQLMDVLKKVVYSIAFLNSLDKLGIHDIFAPT; encoded by the exons ATGCCGAAAAATTATGACAGTGACCCTTGTGACCCGTATGCAATTGAGTTCAATGCAATACCCATCTCTACCAT CTACAAGGCTAGATTGGTAACAAAGGGTTATACTCAAACATATGGAATGGATTACTTAGAGACCCTTGCTCCAATAGCAAAGCTCAATACTGTGCGTGTACTCTTGTCCCTGGCTACTAATTATGACTGGCCCTTGTTGTTGTTTGATGTCATACATTGTGACCTCAATGAAGGAATATACATGGATCTTCCTCATG GAATGCAAAATCTTCAGAAGTATCTGGCTtccaagtttgagatgaagtcaTTAGGTGACTTATTACTTATTGGGATTGAAGTTGTTAGATCTAAGCATGGTTTCTTTCTGTCCCAAAGGAAGTATGTTTTGGATTTACTTGCAGAGACTGAAATGTTGGATTGTAAACAAAATGATATCCCTAGtcaacaaaatcataaattgGGGTTATATCCTGATCAAGTCCCTACTGATAAAGAGCGTTATCAACGACTTGTGaggaaattgatttatttaacTCATACACGTCTTGATATTACATATACAATGAGTGTAATGAGTAAGTTTATGCATTTTCCTAGTAAAGATCATATGGGTGCTGTGATTCGTATTCTAAGGTATCTGAATATTGTGGGATGGCTCAAG CATATAGAGGTTGATCGGCATTTTATTAAAGAGAAGTTGGATGCtaagattttttcttttccgttCATATCATCCAAGTATCAGCTAATGGATGTTCTTAAGAAAGTTGTGTATTCTATTGCCTTTCTCAACTCgcttgacaagttgggcatACATGACATCTTTGCACCAACTTGA